One part of the Methanosarcinales archaeon genome encodes these proteins:
- a CDS encoding nucleotidyl transferase AbiEii/AbiGii toxin family protein: protein MIRANEIRETAREHGVPESTIEKDYCIGWLLKSMYQPNDSFVLKGGTGIRKLYIRNYRFSEDLDFTMQKKMGKAKIEEIIRTAIQTAREDSGIGFLDDIKSVQNTNGYRFDVYFRILRQTGNPLRIKFDLTKPEQERVILPIRKMPVLHPYSDKCSAAVLAYSIHEIISEKIRAIFERTRPRDLYDIWYFSENFVLRQALDILPEKCNFKAVKMDILSVLERKDDFSTAWDNSLGHQLKDLPDFEMVFEQVMKQLKTMGTI from the coding sequence ATGATTCGCGCAAATGAGATAAGGGAAACTGCAAGAGAACATGGGGTTCCTGAATCGACAATTGAAAAAGACTATTGTATTGGCTGGTTACTGAAAAGTATGTATCAACCCAATGACTCATTTGTGCTCAAAGGGGGAACCGGAATAAGAAAATTGTATATCAGGAATTACCGTTTCTCAGAAGACCTGGATTTTACCATGCAAAAGAAAATGGGCAAAGCAAAGATTGAAGAAATTATCAGAACAGCCATACAAACAGCCAGAGAGGATAGCGGTATTGGTTTTTTGGATGACATAAAATCTGTACAGAATACGAATGGATACAGGTTTGATGTTTATTTCAGGATTTTAAGACAAACAGGTAATCCCCTGCGAATAAAATTTGACCTGACAAAACCTGAACAGGAAAGGGTCATTCTGCCCATTCGAAAAATGCCTGTTCTGCACCCTTATTCTGACAAATGTTCTGCTGCTGTACTTGCATATTCCATCCATGAGATAATATCAGAGAAAATACGTGCCATATTCGAACGTACAAGACCGAGGGACCTTTATGACATCTGGTATTTTTCTGAAAATTTTGTTCTCAGACAGGCCCTGGACATCCTGCCTGAAAAATGCAATTTCAAAGCTGTCAAAATGGATATATTATCTGTACTGGAACGAAAAGATGATTTTTCCACAGCATGGGATAATTCACTGGGTCATCAACTAAAGGACCTGCCGGATTTTGAGATGGTTTTCGAGCAGGTCATGAAACAACTGAAAACAATGG